The DNA region TCTGGAGCGGCTCAACCGCGAGCCTGGCCTCAGCTACTCACACCTCTGTGAGCGTTACAGCGTCACCAAGAGCACCTTCTACCGTTGGCGGCGGCAGTCCCAGGAGCACCGGCAGAAGGTGGCCACCCGCTTCTCGGCCAAGCACTTCCTGCAGGACAGCTTCCACCGCGGGGGTGTTGTGCCGCTGCAGCAGTTCCTGCAGCGGTTCCCCGAGATCTCTCGCTCCACCTACTACGCCTGGAAGAACGAGCTGCTGGGCTCTGGTGCATGCCAGGCCCCGGACCCCAGGGAGGCGCTGGCCATGGAGGAGCTGGAGAACCTGCCAGAGGAGCAGGGTGCCAAGGGGCTGGGATGCCCCCCGCTGGCATCAAGCCCTGGAGTGGTCTTAATGCAACGGGCCAAGTTATACCTGGAGCACTGCATCTCCGTGAACGTAATGGTCCCCTATCGCTGCTTCAAGCGCAGGTTCCCTGGCATCTCCCGGTCCACCTACTACAACTGGCGCCGAAAGGCCCTCCGGAGGAACCCCGACTTTAAGCCGGCACCGTCCCTCTCAGCAACCGGGACTCCTCAAGCAGCCTCCGTTGAGGAAGAGTCTCTGCCTCCCTGGAAGGGTGAGGTGCCAGAGGGAGCAGAGAAAGCAACAAGTGGGGGGGCTCCTGCGGCCCGGGAGTTCCTGCCCCCGAGAATGCCCCTTTCCCGCTGGCAGAGGCGTCTGCGCAGGGCTGCCCGCAAGCAGGTGCTGAGTGGGCACCTCCCCTTCTGCCGCTTCCGCCTCCGCTACCCCAGCCTGTCACCGTCCACCTTTTGGGTCTGGAAGAGTCTCGCCCGAGGCTGGCCAAGAAGCCTGTACAAACTCCAGAGGGAGGCCCCCGCTTTGGGCAAAGGCAGGGCACAGAATGCAGAGGGGAAGCTGGAGAAGGAAGCTGGCAAGAGTGTGATGGCTGCAACGGCCCCACCCGAGGGGGTTTTACAGATGGGGGCTACTCCAGGAGAGGCTCAGGGAGGGCCTTCCCGAGAGGGGGCCATGGCCCAGGGCCTACCCCAGGGTAGGTCCCTATCCAGCTACTCTGTGGCAGCAGGTGAAAGGGATGGCCAAGTGCTGGTGATGGACATGATCACAACCACAAAGTTCAAGGCCCAGGCCAAGTTGTTCTTGCAAAAGCGCTTCCAGTCCAAGAGCTTCCCCTCCTACAAGGAATTCAGTGCCCTCTTTCCCCTTACTGCCCGCTCTACCTACTACATGTGGAAACGGGCACTCTACGATGGCCTCACCCTGGTTGATGGCTAATAGGGGTGGGGAGGCTTCCTACAGGCTGGGAGAAAGGAGGAGCAGTTGGATTGGGTCCTGGACCTGAGTTACCTCCTGGGCCTACCAGGATGTCCTTTGCTGTGGCTCCCACAGTGTCTACCCTGGATCCAAGGTGTGTTTGTGTTATTTCCTGGCTTCAGGGAAGAGAGAGCCAGAAATCAGCTACCTGGTCTCCTGCAGAGAGCTACTGGACCAGGAATGTTCTCTTTAGttggtttaattttaatttttattattgcgttttggttttagttgtttgttttgatttcagTGGGATGGATGGGCCCCATGTTGGTGGTGTTGGCCACTTTATGTGTGTATGCGGGGCGGGGAGAGGGATTGGTTAGCTGAAGGTGCTTTCTGCTTTTCGTGGGGGCAAAAGGAGTGTTACAGTGTGGCCATCTGTCCTGTCGGGCAGGATATATGCCCTCAGTTCCTTTTGAGGGTTGGCGCCCTTCTTACTCAAAGATATTTCTCAAAGGAATGTTAGAATCGAGTGTGGGTCAGGTCAGTGGCTTCCGATGCTCAGCCTGAGCAGAAGCAGAAATGTACAGGAAGAACCAAGGATGGCCTCTAAGGGAAGGTCATGGGCCAATCCTGGGCTGGCCTACCCCCTGCCCTGGCAGGAGGAGATGCAGGCCCTGTTTGTGGGGGAGAAGACCCAGAATCTCCTCTTGCTGGTGCCTGATCCATCTGCTGTGGACCCTGCAGTCCTCTGTAGCCTGGCTGGCTGTTGGTGACCCGGACTTTCTGCTGGTCTCTCCCCAGCACATCCTGCCCCATCTTCAGAAAAGGGACCACACAACAACCAGCGGGTGGGAGACTGACCTTGGATTGTCCCAGAATGAAGTTggaaaaccacaaaaataaagtgATGTGGCACCCACAGCCCTTGGTCTCTGGTGTTTGTTTTGCCAGGATATGACTGCCCATTCCCACGTTCCCTGTTGGTTCACTGGGATTGAAAGTGGTCATTCTCTCTCCAGGTGCAGGGGTTGGGGAATGGAAAGAGACATCCTGGGAACTATGCTTAGAGTTAGGTCTAAAAGTGATCTTGGTGCTTCCAGCTGGAACTGGGACTGGGACTGGGGCTGCCTGGAAAAACACCACTCTGCAACTGGAGAAATCTAGCCTTTTACGTGTACTCAGAGGCCAGGCCGGCACTGAATCCGAATCTGAGTCATTGCGGGATTTTCCAACTCTAATGAGCCTCACTTGAGTCTGGCCTACTTCTCCAGCTCATTGCTTCCCACGGACCCCTGACACTGTCCTCCCATCCAGATTTTGTTCCTACCTACTCTTCTCTTAAACCCgtaaaccattgcgccaccagggctctggttaaaagctcggctgctcaccaaaagattggcagtttgaatccaccagctgctccttggaaaccctatggggcagttccactctgtcctgtggggttgttatgattcagaattgactcagaagcaatgggtttggttttggttgagctcttaaccactgtactccCAGGGCTCCACTCTTCCCTTACCATGGTGCTAACTAGGTCACCTCATCCTTGCTTGTCTCACTGCACTGAGCTCTGAGGCAGGATCATACCCTGCTCTCCACTGAATGCTCAGCACTGAGCACTGTGTAGTCACTTGGTAGTCCCTTAACCTTTGGTGAAGGGATGGACAGGGAATGTTCTTTCCGGCTTAATTGTTCTGCAATCACCACCTACAACCAGCAGGTGGCAGTCTGGTGCAGAAAGAGACAAGCCTCTGTGTGTCAAGTAGGCACAGCACTTTTGGCTGGCCCTCATCCCCAGCTCATCCCCCGTGCCACTTTGGCCCTCAGAGAGTTGCACCTGCCCCCTTCCTGAAGACTACCCTGGTGGACTCTAGATtctcctgtttgttttttttctcgtGCTCTGACCAGAGCAAGTCTTCCgatgcctagaacagtgtctacCGTGGGGTCTAAAACCACTTGGATCGCACTTAGATCTCCAACAGGGAGCTCAATAGTGTGGATACCAGGACCCCATTCAGACCTGCTGATTCCAGCGTGAGATGTTGGAGAGGCAGTATATGCACATGGGTAAGTTATATAACCTTGCCATGCCTCACGTTTTCCATCCATAAGATGAGATTACAATAATGCCTGTAGTATAGTACCTTGCACATGGTAAGTGCTGGATGAATGTTTGCTATTAGTAACAATGATGtccagtttgagaaccacttgGAGGGGGGATCTAATTCCTGTTTACTAGGAGGAAGCTGATGCCCAAGGacatttgctcaaggtcaccctCCAGATTAAAGATAGTCCTGTCCCAAGACTGAAAAGCCTTTTTGTTGGATGCCAGCACTGAACCCCAAACCCACAGGGAGATATTTTAACTTCCTTTGGGAAAATTATGATAAAAATGATATGTCAATATTTATTGATTTGGTTAAATTATTCTTGTGTAGAAAAGCTGTTTCCTTTATAGTCTGCTTAGAAAGGCACGGTTACCTAAGTCTTGACCATATTTCCTAAGAATACTTTGTACTGATTTTGAAGTTGACACTTTGATGaaattatttgtatttctttgccCCAATTTCTGTCTGGGATGCAGATGTAGAAAGAAATTCCAGTGAGATGAACAATGTGTGAATAAAGGAAGAGAACAGAATGTGAGGTTAATTCTGCATCTTCAACGTTCTGTGCAGTTGTAAAGTAAAACTGGTTCTAAAAATTAACAATATAAAAGCACTCTAAAAACACGATTTGGTGAAACATGAATAATTAAATGATATCTCTgtattgatggcagtgggttgtatATCCGTCAAGGGCAGAGATCATCTTGTCTATCATGGTGTATGAGGTTCCTCCTCAGATTCAGGCCCCTGGTATTGCTGGTGGCTCTTGGGCCCTGAGCCCACTGCCCCTCCTGGATGGCCCTCCAATGCCTCAGTCTCCCCAAGCACCAGCCTGGGCTCATTTCCCCACTCCCTACCAACCCATCTTCGAGTATTTTTTCATCCTCATTGCTGCAGCCTTGGGTTATCAGTAGAATTGGCCTTAAAGCTGGGAGTCATCCTAGACTTAACTCTCCCACATTTCCATTCCAGTAGGACtctagagaggagccctggtggcccaacggttaagcactcaccggttcaaacccaccatccgctccatgagagaaaggacctagtgatctgttcctgtaaagattttagcctagaaaaacctgtggggcagttctactctgtcctatagggtctgtatgagttggaatcgactagatgacacacaacaacaacaggacccaaggaggagtccctgggtggtgcaaatagtgacgcgctcagctactaactgaatgtTTTTAATTTGGAGGAACATTGCAGTCTTCACATGGTTCCACACTGCTGGATTATCACAAAGAAGAGAATTTGATGGACTAGTCCATCTCATCCTTTCTCCTGAGCACAGTTCTTATGCCAGGTCACGTCTGAGGCCATTGGACACCCCAAATCTGGGCTGATTATCTATGGTTGAGGTGCTTGGTCAGCCTTGCTCATGAGGGGCCTGGCAGGTATAATAGGCTCCTTTCTGGCAACTAGGATGGGCTAAGCCCTGTGCTGTAAGCTGAGGATATGGGGCCATTTGGCCTCTACTCTTGTCCTTGCAAAGGACAGCTCTGGTGCGATACCTGATAAAGGCTTCCATACAGAATGCACAAAAGGGTGCATGCGGTCACCAGGAGGGCATGCTGGCTTTGCCTGACATCTGTATCTCATCCTGACCCTCTCCTGACCTGTAGCTTCTTAGggccaactcttctctgaagtgtAGGCTGCCTGGGGGATCTCTAGGAAATGCCTCAGTCACTCCCCACATGGCCCTGGTCGCTGGTTTTAAAGCCCTTACCCAGGCTGGTAGCTGTCACAGGAGGATGGGAAACTGAGGAACAGGGCCCTGACAGAGGCAATTGTTAGGATGGGGCTGGAAGGTGTAGAAGCAAAGCTCAGGAGTGAGTGCTAGGAGGGACTTGGTGCTGTCTGGCCACTCCAACGGGAAGGTCCTCTCAGTGAgatttcccctccccagcccctgttAGGGATACCCCAGGAGGCCTGTAGGCCCCTGAATGTTCCCATTGCTGGTTTCTCTCATGAAAGAGGAGGAGGGATGTTCTCAGGGAAAAGAGAAGCAGCAGAAAGTGGgtttaaagttataaaaaattTTCCATGGAAAATGACTGAAAACAGCATGAAATCCGCTTAACTCTAGCAGCTTCTCCCTGCCAGGCAGAGTGCGCTGGGGGGATGGAAATAGGAGGGCAGCCAGGAGGAGACTGGGCAGCTGCCCATGTCCTACTCTCTGCCCAAGAAGACCACTGGGAGGGCAGAGGGCTGCAAGAGGCTCCCCTGTGCTCCACCCATCCAGACTGCAGTCTGGGTTGGGGGTCTGGGACTGGGAGGAGGGATGGAGCTCACAGACTGCCGGGAGTGAGTCAGGAGGCATGTGAAGAGCACCCAGGCCTGGGTGGCTCTAGCTCCCCTTCCGTTCTCCTGTTCCCAGCCCAGCTTGGCCCAGAAGGGGTGCTGCTGCAGCTTTGTGACCAGCTAACCAAGCTCAGTTTCTAGGGCACCTGACTTTGGGCCAGTTATCTGTTGTAGTCACTTAAGTCAGAATTGGGGGACAGTGAGTGAGGGGGCACACTAGCTGCCTTGCAGTACCCAGATTCAGCCCTGATGGCTGTGGAGTCTGCTGGTCTTAGCCCTCACTTTCGTGGGACGGGAGGGAGGCTGGCATCTTTGTACATTTGATACTTCACTCACTGATTTAATCAATCCACATTTGCT from Elephas maximus indicus isolate mEleMax1 chromosome 10, mEleMax1 primary haplotype, whole genome shotgun sequence includes:
- the VRTN gene encoding vertnin codes for the protein MTSRDQLVQQVLRDLQEAVESEGLEGLVGTAIEAKQVLSSFALPRCREGGPGPQVLEVDSVALSLYPEDAPRNMLPLVCKGEGSLLFEAASMLLWGDAGLSLELRARTVVEMLLHRHYYLQGMIDSKVMLQAVRYSLCSEESPEMTSLPSATLEAIFDADVKATCFPSSFSNVWHLYALASVLQRNIYSIYPMRNLKIRPYFNRVIRPRRCDHTPSTLHIMWAGQPLTSHLFRHQYFAPVVGLEEVEVEDAASLAPAPSALAPLPPPAKTLERLNREPGLSYSHLCERYSVTKSTFYRWRRQSQEHRQKVATRFSAKHFLQDSFHRGGVVPLQQFLQRFPEISRSTYYAWKNELLGSGACQAPDPREALAMEELENLPEEQGAKGLGCPPLASSPGVVLMQRAKLYLEHCISVNVMVPYRCFKRRFPGISRSTYYNWRRKALRRNPDFKPAPSLSATGTPQAASVEEESLPPWKGEVPEGAEKATSGGAPAAREFLPPRMPLSRWQRRLRRAARKQVLSGHLPFCRFRLRYPSLSPSTFWVWKSLARGWPRSLYKLQREAPALGKGRAQNAEGKLEKEAGKSVMAATAPPEGVLQMGATPGEAQGGPSREGAMAQGLPQGRSLSSYSVAAGERDGQVLVMDMITTTKFKAQAKLFLQKRFQSKSFPSYKEFSALFPLTARSTYYMWKRALYDGLTLVDG